A window of Castanea sativa cultivar Marrone di Chiusa Pesio chromosome 1, ASM4071231v1 contains these coding sequences:
- the LOC142622728 gene encoding uncharacterized protein LOC142622728, which translates to MITRSNLAEQLREYQIRSKHDWASVSFFSSTTNLPSSRVDVVIFVIWELVILAFLVFSAVSLYFRHMQLAFILVCITMLLLLCMKVTKQVRLARKKKRRMLLPLSM; encoded by the exons aTGATAACGCGATCGAATCTGGCGGAGCAGTTGAGGGAGTACCAGATTCGATCCAAGCACGACTGGGCCTCCGTCTCCTTCTTCTCCTCCACCACTAACCTCCCTTCTTCaag GGTGGATGTTGTGATCTTTGTAATATGGGAACTTGTTATTCTAGCGTTCCTGGTTTTTTCAGCAGTTTCTCTATATTTTAGGCATATGCAACTCGCATTCATTCTAGTATGCATCACAATGCTATTACTTTTATGTATGAAAGTTACAAAGCAAGTGAGATTGGCCAGGAAAAAGAAGCGAAGGATGCTTCTTCCATTGTCAATGTAA